From one Drosophila subpulchrella strain 33 F10 #4 breed RU33 chromosome 3L, RU_Dsub_v1.1 Primary Assembly, whole genome shotgun sequence genomic stretch:
- the LOC119554399 gene encoding talin-1 isoform X2 — protein sequence MFYKTKEVRISSVNLTEPQRALLGYISAGQDVLIRADEELRTKAPIQELGSDLRSIEWRENTLDTSKQAVSSHVATMSAATAQIITASHPDEVDTEAISASVSQIAQTIPEVTKEVRLIAALMENDTNGDQLLEAARNLCNAFSDLLKAAEPESKEPPQHLINAASRVGEATTHVLSTIAEEEVPENRDLHDMLLALAKAVANTTAALVLRAKNIAASCEDEQARNRVIGAASQCALATSQLVACAKVVAPTLHNAACREQLEAAARNVARAVNSLCEVCNEASNDPKLKADLLAAARDVSKSLTDMLEHVKLSSREHANRTSTELSPVENVIIGTDILVSTHDPQEMVRHARTLGQTTAQLIQSIKGEADQQQDADLKRHLLSAAKQLADATTKLVEAARLCSSNPHDSDNQNALRRAAEELREITTTAANTPAMKRGLIQRLEFCSKQAASAATQCISAAQNAVQHSQDHQTKETLLQDCKRVADTIPRLVTSLKTTRAQPDDPNAQLNLIEAAEQFIEPALQVSKSSRALQPTVTDIPSSTQLSKGALHLGQCVSELHSVAQRARDACGGQELESALEEVRKLHDVLDDTRQAALAGQLRPLPGQTVENTADELRKSAKNVGIALSQLLSSVLHNQRSYAGAAGRDTALALGDFTRSVHGVAATTQNPAIIDCADDVVTSSARLIEQAQRTLQGASNPEALTQAGREVTGALSATVDCIPGQREVDVALRNVSDLSEILSMSEFPPSGRPYATLQSELKQVAEQLSSSGGEIVVSYASPALLAESSQNFAANYRDLLSVSMEMAGQTQEEEVRSQMIESLRHVSTQSCSLLSTAKSIAADPGQPNAKNLLHAAARGVTESINQLVDASIQSAPGQKECDNAMRNIEALRLMLDYPHEPINELGYFDCVEQATGKSRNLGYAISEMINNAKQSQHVEFSQSVNNVNDSIQGLIESSSQAAYLIGVSHPSSVAGRPGIIDQAQLTWAYQGIRQHCDIVSSQQSTKPQMISALTVIAKHTSYLCSICRQASMNTSNPVAKNEFIVLAKQVATATSDLVQAIKAIEEQPASGSRERLVDPLLEAVKAVRQYASSPEFSSVPAKISAEGRKAQEPVIQAGRGVIDGVVEMVKAAKSLALSPDNPPVWQQLSMHSTPVSESVKRLVDNIRDKAPGQAQCEQVLHTLGTCTRELDSCALAVNAQGLSQRRDNNLHGFSGQTMNSASELVDKLEPIRVAGKNNAEQLGHAVGEISRYVVPMVNGAIGACTHIVHSQQQMSLIQQTRSVVESAITLVQSAKDSAGNPRATHAHPRLDDAIDGTREAIQELQQTVEKINAETGIVTGLMEQVNRSITRLTDKRQSLLNASYSDTFVDYQTRMVARAKEIASLANEMNAKSSVEPAALPQLAVDMTQHYQQLTQDSVGASTTTSSPDVAMRIRTTVIDLGRSVSSMIQSSAGGARPNDVGAQKDIARNAREVSEKVAQVLAALQAGSRGTQACINAAHTVSGIIGDLDTTIMFATAGTLHSDGDGSFADHREHILQTAKALVEDTKVLVTGAAGTQDQLANAAQNAVSTITQLAEAVKRGACSLGSTQPDSQVMVINAVKDVASALGDLINCTKLASGKSINDPSMQGLKESARVMVLNVSSLLKTVKAVEDEHTRGTRAMEATVEAISQEIRAMHTPPPVGNTQVGPEDLIRVTMNVTAATAKAVAAGTSNLQADIVSAANLGRRAISDMLIVCRSVAWNCAETEELRARTLEAGTAVGESYRDLLSGILHSCSADDRMHLSRRVAKCVTDLVAMARLLKGSDWIDPEDPTVIAENELLGAAASIDAAAKKLASLRPRRQADVKIELDENMKFDEMILEAAKGIMAASAALVRAANAAQRELIDTGKVARRPLTSSDDGQWSEGLISAARLVAAATHSLVEAAQNLVRGVGTEEMLISTAKQVAASTAQLLIACKVKSNPNSEAGRRLQAAGNAVIKSTDNLVRSAQQGLEAEEEHSLKINTSMVDGMAQEINARSAVLRKEKELEEARQLLKNVRHARRYVKNAQGVTTDESDTEYAYRSQDNTLGRSGYYGSGEMPSSPSYLSGGQQQQKHHYNYASPQPQHFHHPGAVSPPPSNYPAMDDANGDFPPPPPPLSTTISNMQTATSGHSFRPNPKLTANAVPRPYPGSPGGSNGLTSTPNPSTTTTNTNYQQSFESSSTKTLNSSPPAVPKKPAVNRNLAACVQDLHDKTFGQGGVVQLTGGNGYPGQNYEGYTSRYETRNFDKSANNTTSSSSEFGAVKPLESSFSQMTLNTDGGKISIVDQGSERLTSMTQRVMERKSFTTTTESRSETKTEKHSFRLD from the exons ATGTTTTACAAA ACTAAGGAAGTTCGCATTAGTTCTGTGAATCTGACGGAGCCACAGCGAGCCCTGCTTGGTTACATATCCGCTGGCCAGGATGTCTTGATTCGCGCTGACGAAGAGCTGCGCACTAAG GCACCCATTCAGGAGCTGGGCAGTGATCTGCGTTCCATTGAGTGGCGAGAGAACACCTTGGACACTTCCAAGCAGGCGGTGAGCAGTCATGTGGCCACCATGAGTGCGGCCACTGCTCAGATTATCACCGCCTCTCATCCAGATGAAGTTGACACAGAGGCCATTTCGGCTTCTGTCTCCCAGATTGCCCAAACAATTCCCGAGGTGACCAAGGAAGTTCGTCTGATTGCCGCGTTGATGGAGAATGACACCAATGGTGATCAATTGCTGGAGGCTGCCCGCAACTTGTGCAACGCCTTCAGTGATCTCCTTAAGGCAGCCGAGCCGGAGAGCAAGGAGCCGCCACAACATCTGATTAATGCAGCCAGTCGAGTGGGCGAGGCTACCACCCATGTGCTGAGCACTATTGCCGAAGAGGAAGTGCCCGAAAACCGTGACCTCCACGACATGCTACTGGCTTTGGCCAAGGCGGTGGCCAACACCACTGCTGCCCTTGTGCTGCGGGCCAAGAACATTGCCGCCAGCTGTGAGGATGAACAGGCCAGGAATCGGGTGATTGGAGCTGCCAGTCAGTGTGCCCTGGCCACCAGTCAATTGGTGGCCTGTGCCAAGGTGGTGGCACCTACTCTGCACAATGCTGCCTGTCGGGAGCAATTGGAGGCGGCAGCCAGGAACGTAGCCAGAGCCGTCAACTCTTTATGCGAGGTCTGCAACGAGGCCAGCAACGATCCCAAGCTAAAGGCCGATCTCCTGGCAGCTGCCCGTGATGTGTCCAAGAGCCTCACCGATATGCTGGAGCACGTGAAGCTGAGCTCCAGGGAGCATGCCAATCGCACCAGCACCGAACTGAGTCCCGTAGAGAACGTGATTATCGGCACCGACATCCTGGTGTCCACTCACGATCCCCAGGAGATGGTGCGACACGCCCGTACCCTTGGTCAAACCACTGCACAGCTTATCCAGAGCATCAAGGGTGAGGCAGACCAGCAGCAGGATGCGGACTTGAAGCGTCATCTGTTGTCTGCCGCCAAGCAGCTGGCTGATGCCACCACCAAGTTGGTAGAGGCCGCTCGTCTCTGCTCCTCGAACCCTCATGATTCGGACAACCAAAACGCTTTGCGTAGGGCGGCAGAGGAGCTTCGCGAGATCACCACCACGGCGGCCAACACGCCGGCAATGAAGCGAGGACTCATTCAGCGACTGGAATTCTGTTCCAAACAAGCAGCCTCAGCAGCAACCCAGTGCATCTCGGCGGCACAGAACGCCGTGCAGCACAGCCAGGACCATCAGACCAAGGAGACCCTATTGCAGGATTGCAAGCGAGTGGCGGACACCATCCCGCGACTGGTCACCTCGCTGAAGACAACCCGTGCGCAACCCGATGATCCCAATGCCCAATTAAATCTTATCGAGGCGGCGGAGCAGTTCATCGAACCAGCACTGCAGGTGTCAAAATCTTCGAGAGCCCTTCAGCCCACAGTGACTGACATTCCCTCGTCTACCCAACTATCCAAGGGTGCCCTGCACTTGGGGCAATGTGTTTCTGAGTTGCATTCGGTAGCCCAGCGTGCTCGTGACGCGTGTGGTGGTCAGGAACTTGAGTCAGCTTTAGAAGAGGTGCGCAAACTGCACGATGTCTTGGACGACACTCGTCAGGCGGCTCTTGCCGGTCAACTGCGTCCATTGCCGGGACAAACTGTGGAAAATACGGccgatgagctaaggaaatccGCGAAGAATGTAGGCATCGCCTTGAGCCAGCTGCTGTCCTCTGTACTGCACAACCAACGTAGCTATGCTGGAGCTGCAGGTCGAGACACTGCTCTGGCCCTGGGAGACTTTACCAGGAGCGTTCACGGAGTGGCGGCCACTACACAGAACCCGGCGATCATCGACTGTGCGGATGATGTAGTCACCAGCTCGGCGCGACTCATCGAGCAGGCGCAGCGCACCTTGCAGGGTGCATCCAACCCAGAAGCCTTGACCCAGGCTGGACGAGAAGTGACCGGAGCACTCTCCGCCACCGTGGATTGCATTCCCGGACAGCGAGAAGTGGATGTGGCCTTGAGAAACGTCAGCGATCTGAGTGAGATCCTATCAATGAGCGAGTTCCCGCCTTCGGGACGTCCATATGCCACTCTTCAGTCAGAACTTAAACAAGTGGCGGAGCAGTTGAGCAGCTCTGGTGGCGAGATTGTGGTCTCGTATGCCTCACCAGCTCTGCTGGCCGAGAGCAGCCAGAATTTTGCAGCCAACTACCGGGACCTATTGTCCGTCAGCATGGAGATGGCCGGTCAGACACAGGAGGAAGAAGTCCGCTCCCAGATGATCGAGTCCCTGAGACACGTGTCCACTCAATCGTGCTCTCTCCTTTCGACGGCCAAGTCTATTGCCGCCGATCCCGGCCAGCCGAATGCTAAGAACTTGTTGCATGCCGCCGCCCGAGGTGTTACCGAGAGTATCAATCAGTTGGTGGATGCCAGCATCCAATCCGCTCCGGGACAAAAGGAATGCGACAACGCAATGCGCAACATTGAAGCCTTGCGTCTGATGCTGGACTATCCCCATGAACCCATCAACGAGCTGGGATACTTCGATTGCGTGGAGCAGGCCACTGGAAAGTCTAGAAACCTGGGCTATGCCATCTCCGAGATGATCAACAATGCCAAGCAATCGCAGCATGTGGAGTTCAGTCAATCGGTTAACAATGTTAATGACTCCATCCAGGGATTGATTGAGAGCTCGTCGCAGGCAGCCTATTTGATTGGTGTCTCGCATCCTTCGAGCGTAGCCGGTAGACCAGGAATTATTGACCAGGCCCAGCTGACTTGGGCCTACCAGGGAATCCGACAGCACTGTGACATTGTGAGCAGCCAGCAGTCCACCAAGCCGCAGATGATCTCTGCCCTCACGGTGATTGCCAAGCACACCAGCTATCTGTGCTCCATTTGTCGTCAGGCCTCGATGAACACCTCGAACCCCGTGGCCAAGAATGAGTTTATTGTGCTCGCCAAGCAGGTGGCCACGGCCACTTCGGACTTGGTGCAGGCCATTAAGGCTATTGAGGAGCAACCGGCCAGCGGAAGTCGCGAGCGTCTAGTGGATCCTCTTCTGGAGGCTGTCAAGGCGGTCCGCCAGTATGCCTCGAGTCCCGAGTTCAGCTCAGTGCCCGCCAAGATATCTGCGGAAGGCAGGAAAGCTCAGGAGCCAGTCATCCAAGCGGGTCGCGGTGTTATCGATGGCGTAGTGGAGATGGTTAAGGCAGCCAAATCGCTGGCCCTCTCCCCTGACAATCCACCTGTGTGGCAACAGCTCTCGATGCACTCCACCCCGGTTTCGGAGTCCGTAAAGCGATTGGTGGACAACATTCGCGACAAGGCGCCTGGACAGGCACAGTGCGAGCAGGTGCTCCACACCCTGGGCACATGCACCCGGGAGTTGGACAGTTGTGCCCTTGCTGTTAATGCTCAGGGTCTCAGTCAGCGGCGGGATAACAACTTGCACGGATTCAGTGGACAGACGATGAACTCTGCTTCCGAGCTGGTGGACAAACTGGAACCTATCCGTGTGGCTGGCAAGAACAATGCCGAACAACTAGGTCACGCTGTGGGTGAAATCTCGCGTTATGTGGTCCCCATGGTCAATGGAGCCATTGGCGCCTGCACCCACATTGTGCATAGCCAACAACAGATGTCTCTGATCCAGCAGACCCGTTCGGTGGTGGAAAGTGCCATCACTCTGGTGCAGTCGGCCAAGGATTCAGCTGGCAATCCCCGAGCCACTCATGCCCATCCCCGACTGGATGACGCTATCGATGGTACAAGGGAGGCCATTCAGGAGCTGCAGCAAACCGTGGAAAAGATCAATGCGGAGACGGGCATCGTGACGGGCTTGATGGAGCAGGTGAATCGTTCCATCACCCGATTGACCGACAAGCGTCAGTCCCTACTGAATGCCTCGTACTCGGACACCTTTGTGGACTACCAGACGCGCATGGTAGCGCGGGCCAAGGAGATCGCCAGTCTGGCCAACGAGATGAACGCTAAGAGCAGCGTGGAACCGGCGGCCTTACCGCAACTGGCCGTGGACATGACACAGCACTATCAGCAGTTGACTCAGGATTCGGTTGGTGCCAGCACCACCACTTCTTCGCCGGATGTGGCCATGCGTATTCGCACCACGGTTATTGATTTGGGTCGATCGGTCAGCTCGATGATTCAGTCGTCGGCGGGCGGTGCACGACCCAACGATGTGGGCGCCCAGAAGGACATAGCGCGCAATGCTCGCGAGGTGTCCGAGAAGGTGGCCCAGGTGTTGGCCGCTCTGCAGGCGGGTTCTCGTGGTACTCAAGCATGCATCAATGCAGCCCACACGGTGTCCGGCATCATCGGGGACTTGGATACAACCATTATGTTTGCCACCGCGGGCACTTTGCATTCGGATGGAGATGGAAGCTTTGCCGATCACCGCGAGCACATTCTTCAGACGGCAAAGGCTCTGGTGGAGGACACTAAGGTTTTGGTGACTGGAGCGGCTGGAACCCAGGATCAGTTGGCCAATGCAGCTCAGAACGCTGTGTCAACCATAA CACAACTGGCTGAGGCAGTAAAGCGAGGAGCCTGCTCGCTGGGATCTACCCAACCCGATTCCCAGGTGATGGTCATCAATGCCGTCAAGGATGTGGCTTCTGCCCTGGGCGATTTGATCAACTGCACTAAATTGGCCTCTGGCAAGTCCATCAACGATCCCTCCATGCAGGGTCTTAAGGAGAGCGCCAGG GTAATGGTGCTGAATGTGTCCTCACTGCTGAAGACAGTGAAAGCTGTGGAAGATGAGCACACTCGAGGAACTCGGGCAATGGAGGCCACCGTCGAAGCCATCTCCCAGGAGATTCGG GCCATGCACACTCCCCCACCGGTGGGCAACACACAGGTGGGACCCGAGGACCTGATCCGAGTGACCATGAATGTGACGGCCGCCACTGCCAAGGCAGTTGCCGCTGGTACCTCCAATCTGCAGGCTGACATTGTGTCTGCCGCCAACCTGGGACGCCGTGCCATCTCGGACATGCTAATCGTTTGCCGCTCCGTGGCCTGGAACTGTGCCGAAACGGAGGAGCTGCGAGCACGCACTCTGGAGGCGGGAACTGCAGTGGGTGAATCCTACCGAGACCTGCTCAGTGGCATACTGCACAGCTGCAGTGCCGACGATCGCATGCACTTGTCGCGTCGCGTCGCCAAATGCGTCACCGATCTGGTTGCCATGGCCAGGCTTCTTAAGGGTTCCGATTGGATCGATCCCGAGGATCCCACAGTCATTGCTGAGAACGAATTGCTGGGCGCCGCTGCCTCCATCGATGCGGCAGCCAAGAAATTGGCCTCACTGCGTCCTCGTCGCCAGGCCGACGTCAAG ATTGAACTCGACGAGAACATGAAGTTTGACGAAATGATCCTGGAGGCCGCCAAGGGAATAATGGCAGCCTCTGCCGCCTTGGTGCGAGCTGCAAACGCCGCCCAGCGGGAACTCATCGACACGGGCAAAGTGGCCCGTCGTCCGCTGACGAGCTCCGACGATGGCCAGTGGTCCGAGGGTCTCATCTCGGCCGCTCGCCTTGTGGCCGCCGCCACCCACAGCCTGGTGGAGGCTGCCCAGAACTTAGTGCGCGGCGTGGGCACCGAGGAGATGCTCATCTCCACGGCCAAGCAAGTGGCCGCCTCCACGGCCCAGCTGCTGATTGCCTGCAAGGTGAAGTCCAATCCAAATTCGGAGGCTGGTCGTCGCCTTCAGGCCGCCGGAAATGCAGTGATCAAGTCCACCGACAACCTGGTGCGCTCCGCCCAACAGGGCTTGGAAGCAGAGGAGGAGCACTCGCTGAAGATCAATACATCAATGGTGGACGGCATGGCGCAGGAGATCAACGCCCGATCCGCTGTGCTGCGCAAGGAAAAGGAGCTGGAGGAGGCGCGACAGCTGCTGAAGAATGTGCGCCATGCGCGACGCTACGTGAAGAACGCTCAGGGAGTCACCACAGACGAGAGTGATACAGAGTACGCCTACAGGAGCCAGGACAAT ACTTTGGGTCGCAGCGGTTACTACGGTTCCGGCGAGATGCCCAGTTCGCCGAGCTACTTGTCCGgtggccagcagcagcagaagcacCACTACAACTACGCCAGTCCGCAGCCGCAGCACTTCCATCATCCTGGAGCGGTGTCTCCGCCGCCGTCCAACTATCCTGCGATGGACGATGCCAATGGAGACTTCCCACCACCGCCGCCACCGCTGTCTACGACCATTTCTAACATGCAAACCGCCACGTCGGGTCACAGTTTCCGCCCTAATCCCAAGTTAACAGCCAATGCCGTGCCCAGGCCCTATCCGGGCAGTCCGGGCGGCAGCAATGGCCTAACCTCCACACCCAACCCTTCGACCACCACTACTAACACCAACTACCAGCAAAGCTTTGAGTCGTCCAGCACTAAAACGCTAAACTCATCTCCACCGGCGGTGCCAAAGAAGCCCGCTGTTAACCGGAATCTGGCGGCATGCGTGCAGGATCTTCATGACAAGACTTTCGGTCAGGGCGGCGTAGTTCAGCTCACGGGAGGAAATGGCTATCCAGGTCAGAACTACGAGGGATACACGTCCAG ATATGAGACACGTAACTTCGACAAGTCAGCCAACAataccaccagcagcagcagtgaATTTGGAGCGGTTAAGCCTCTGGAGTCAAGTTTCTCGCAGATGACCCTGAACACCGATGGCGGCAAGATCAGCATCGTTGACCAAGGCTCGGAGCGACTCACCTCGATGACCCAACGGGTGATGGAGCGCAAATCCTTCACCACAACAACGGAATCCCGCTCGGAGACCAAGACGGAGAAGCATAGTTTTCGATTGGATTAG